From a region of the Brachyspira sp. SAP_772 genome:
- a CDS encoding cation:dicarboxylate symporter family transporter yields MEESIKKGKKDYLLIKLFIGIVVGILIGTYSNEGLINVIQSIKYVLNQVISFMVPLIVLGFIAPAITRMGNKANKMLGVMLALAYFSSVGAALFSTVAGYAIIPNLN; encoded by the coding sequence ATGGAAGAGTCTATCAAAAAAGGCAAAAAAGACTATTTGCTGATAAAACTGTTTATAGGAATAGTTGTAGGAATTCTAATAGGTACATATTCTAATGAAGGTTTAATCAATGTAATACAATCTATAAAATATGTACTTAATCAAGTRATATCGTTTATGGTACCTCTAATAGTATTAGGATTTATTGCTCCTGCTATAACAAGAATGGGTAATAAAGCTAATAAGATGTTGGGAGTGATGCTTGCTTTGGCTTATTTCTCTTCTGTGGGAGCTGCTTTATTTTCTACTGTTGCAGGATATGCAATAATACCTAATTTGAATAT